In Bacteroidia bacterium, the genomic stretch AAATGAGAATTAACAGGACTATTCATAACATACATTTGTGGAATAGTATTTGTGATGTTTGTAGTTATCTAAAAATTGGTGATACAGTGTCCGTGATAGGCAAACTCAAGAATAATGATGGAGGCGAACACAATGTATTAAACGTAATC encodes the following:
- a CDS encoding single-stranded DNA-binding protein; this translates as MIEHQNFVSIIGVIKSIPNYHLNTDGTRFRTLEVVTEIPTTNKAGEMRINRTIHNIHLWNSICDVCSYLKIGDTVSVIGKLKNNDGGEHNVLNVI